The following proteins are co-located in the Fimbriiglobus ruber genome:
- a CDS encoding tyrosine-type recombinase/integrase, with protein MGRRYDFAVDLGDGVKIPYAANPRADRGKWVVAFDDDAGKRKKILTVHDIRGKNPPAEFHEDAAKIIKAVYRPPSLFPSIKNKSWDDCLEEVITTTPNARDETIRSFRAAVKAVKETMPEMGSPLDASDENVRRFAKLWLAGTSKQKRVSVPAKPRSPATLSYYMRALSSFSNHLVQLGVLTRNPWYGFKIEKGERKMKHVPTGDETTHFFAWVYSRYPAWVSLHTLLKIKLISGCRTSDVCQLKTEFLNGNLLVFPAEVVKTKTDRVFPIPDSLREDLKATAGKVHLWEGVFKDIPKFRKMSNGLPESYSWKTVYFVLNNLCREYSDQNPDRPRMTPHGLKRRAITTAVEVIGNEDKAAHLMSVLPETARAHYLDATQVYADAPGQLKIAEALLKMVEPVKANCGTIEEPKAEVEPENRLK; from the coding sequence ATGGGACGACGATACGATTTCGCGGTCGACCTCGGGGACGGCGTAAAGATTCCCTACGCGGCCAATCCCCGGGCCGATCGTGGAAAGTGGGTGGTCGCGTTCGATGACGACGCGGGCAAGCGAAAAAAAATCCTGACCGTCCACGACATCAGGGGGAAGAATCCTCCTGCCGAGTTTCATGAAGACGCGGCCAAAATCATCAAAGCTGTTTACCGTCCGCCCTCCCTCTTTCCGTCGATCAAAAACAAATCGTGGGACGACTGCTTAGAGGAAGTGATTACCACGACTCCGAACGCACGGGACGAAACCATCAGGTCTTTCCGCGCCGCCGTCAAAGCCGTGAAAGAGACCATGCCCGAGATGGGCAGTCCCCTCGACGCCTCGGACGAGAACGTCCGTCGGTTCGCGAAATTGTGGCTTGCGGGGACCAGTAAGCAAAAGAGGGTATCAGTCCCGGCCAAACCGCGAAGCCCGGCCACTCTCTCCTACTACATGCGGGCCTTGTCCTCGTTCTCGAATCACCTCGTTCAGCTCGGCGTCCTGACGCGAAACCCTTGGTACGGATTTAAGATCGAGAAGGGTGAACGCAAAATGAAACACGTCCCGACCGGGGACGAGACGACGCATTTTTTCGCGTGGGTTTATTCCCGCTACCCGGCTTGGGTCAGTCTCCACACTCTGCTGAAGATCAAATTAATTTCAGGGTGCCGAACCTCGGACGTATGCCAACTCAAGACGGAATTCCTTAACGGCAACCTTCTCGTCTTTCCCGCCGAGGTCGTGAAGACCAAGACCGACCGGGTTTTCCCGATCCCCGATTCCCTCCGCGAAGATCTCAAAGCGACCGCCGGGAAGGTTCATCTTTGGGAAGGGGTTTTTAAAGACATACCGAAGTTCCGGAAGATGAGTAACGGTCTGCCCGAGTCGTATTCGTGGAAGACCGTTTACTTCGTCCTGAACAATCTCTGCCGGGAGTACAGCGATCAGAACCCCGACCGTCCGCGGATGACGCCACACGGCCTGAAACGGCGTGCGATCACGACGGCGGTCGAGGTGATCGGCAACGAGGACAAGGCCGCTCACTTGATGTCGGTGCTTCCGGAAACGGCCCGTGCCCATTACCTCGACGCCACGCAAGTCTACGCCGACGCGCCCGGACAACTCAAAATTGCCGAGGCGTTGCTGAAGATGGTCGAGCCGGTGAAAGCGAATTGTGGAACCATTGAGGAACCAAAGGCTGAAGTGGAACCAGAAAACCGCTTGAAATAA
- a CDS encoding helix-turn-helix domain-containing protein, with protein sequence MEDFRDYAIPTGNNGCYAEVMELAAEARAAREKAKQPARPVDSPYLTAREAALYLNVSYGTFRNWATKIKKQKTGRFRKEDLDNFAKTRRK encoded by the coding sequence ATGGAAGACTTCAGAGACTACGCGATCCCGACCGGCAATAATGGTTGCTATGCCGAGGTTATGGAGTTGGCCGCGGAAGCACGGGCCGCACGGGAAAAAGCAAAACAACCTGCCCGCCCGGTGGACTCTCCCTACCTGACCGCACGCGAGGCCGCGCTTTATTTGAACGTGAGTTACGGCACGTTTCGGAATTGGGCCACCAAAATCAAAAAGCAGAAGACGGGTCGTTTCCGAAAGGAAGACCTCGACAACTTCGCAAAGACGAGAAGAAAATAA
- a CDS encoding HEPN domain-containing protein translates to MTAEQRIRSLDLLRTLAEKAVVEVRMRQLQGARPTFSRAMMTCTVNRDRFLYNDFGLHTFAGHGQLSEKGVWTNEIAQIIISLSSCLEWAEVLSNGTKEDHLKQYLGNILDHAFNRSDVSISVADQMREALVDRPADDRNAFAGQLVKVSLRIVGLVVLCEPLSLKFDDLNLKIRQPVPTDFEYTATVGIEHALADDRSDAIGEFEGNFSGVKDVMKIIGWFRAILRLATGKAVKIRTAICTSVTLRGELTNTICTNENPGRPSFAILTDNNKEKFKIACEQLSPRLVSDQFLEENTRVDHLATGYHRFSDALVKQGLDDYRIATAVTGLESLLVRENDGRKGKKYQLEIRLPTLLGIVGFSPLDVKALISDAYKIRSNFVHGDNKINANLSERIKGYGGPEGILGKCISYLRAVLIISLCALPDKRNRLSLIDNSTIDSSQQSLLETQIDTIKNVVLFANCVYSEK, encoded by the coding sequence ATGACCGCAGAGCAACGCATTAGGTCGCTTGATCTTTTACGGACTTTGGCTGAAAAAGCCGTGGTCGAGGTCAGAATGCGACAACTACAGGGGGCTCGGCCAACATTTTCGCGGGCAATGATGACGTGTACCGTGAATCGGGACCGATTTTTGTACAACGACTTTGGATTGCATACTTTTGCGGGACATGGCCAGTTAAGCGAAAAAGGTGTGTGGACGAATGAAATCGCACAGATAATTATTTCCCTGTCCTCGTGCCTTGAATGGGCAGAAGTACTATCAAACGGAACAAAAGAAGACCACCTCAAGCAATATCTAGGCAACATTCTGGATCACGCTTTTAACCGAAGTGACGTTTCGATTTCCGTTGCGGATCAAATGCGTGAAGCACTCGTTGATCGCCCCGCCGACGACAGAAATGCATTTGCGGGGCAACTAGTAAAAGTTTCTTTAAGAATTGTCGGACTGGTGGTTCTTTGCGAACCACTTTCTTTGAAGTTCGACGACCTGAACTTAAAGATACGTCAGCCTGTGCCAACCGATTTTGAATACACGGCTACCGTGGGAATTGAACACGCATTGGCCGACGACAGAAGTGATGCGATTGGGGAATTTGAGGGGAATTTTTCGGGCGTTAAAGATGTCATGAAAATTATCGGTTGGTTTAGAGCGATTCTACGATTGGCAACGGGAAAAGCTGTCAAGATCAGGACGGCTATATGCACCAGCGTGACCTTGCGTGGGGAGTTAACTAATACCATCTGCACTAATGAGAATCCGGGAAGGCCGTCGTTTGCAATTTTAACTGACAATAACAAAGAGAAATTTAAGATCGCTTGCGAGCAATTGTCCCCCCGACTCGTCTCAGATCAATTCTTGGAAGAAAATACCCGAGTAGATCATTTGGCAACTGGATATCACCGCTTTTCAGATGCCCTCGTAAAGCAGGGTCTAGACGATTACAGGATTGCTACGGCTGTAACTGGTTTGGAAAGCCTCCTCGTTCGGGAAAATGATGGCAGGAAAGGCAAGAAATATCAGCTCGAAATTCGTCTCCCGACGCTGCTTGGAATTGTTGGATTTAGTCCATTAGATGTGAAGGCACTGATCTCCGACGCATATAAAATTCGGAGTAATTTCGTTCACGGCGACAATAAAATTAACGCAAATTTAAGTGAAAGGATAAAAGGCTATGGAGGACCGGAGGGAATTCTTGGAAAATGTATTTCCTACCTGCGGGCCGTATTGATAATTTCTTTATGTGCTCTCCCTGACAAGAGGAATAGACTTTCCCTCATCGACAATTCGACGATCGACAGTAGTCAGCAAAGTTTGCTGGAGACGCAAATCGATACCATTAAAAATGTCGTTCTTTTCGCGAATTGTGTTTATTCTGAAAAATAA
- a CDS encoding OB-fold protein, giving the protein MRKFLLLVALAGCQAADEQPTARRSLPSGSEQAQIARLTNAAEEQTTAYGLLFAFKWDATSANKKYKNKIVTVSGGEVDHIDRTASGKGHVALYVGPEPTDLIHCYFERGDLDLEPGQFVFLSGRCRGLMAGTVVLDSCEIGLVADTPEELCQKSIATRK; this is encoded by the coding sequence ATGAGAAAATTCCTGTTGCTGGTGGCGTTGGCGGGATGTCAGGCCGCGGACGAACAACCAACGGCCCGCCGATCGCTCCCAAGCGGCTCAGAACAGGCCCAGATAGCCAGATTGACCAACGCCGCGGAGGAACAAACAACGGCCTACGGACTGCTTTTCGCCTTCAAATGGGACGCGACCTCGGCCAACAAAAAGTACAAAAACAAAATCGTGACGGTCTCGGGCGGGGAAGTCGACCACATCGACCGGACCGCCTCGGGGAAAGGGCACGTCGCGCTTTATGTCGGCCCCGAACCCACGGATCTCATTCATTGCTATTTCGAGCGGGGCGACCTCGACCTCGAACCCGGCCAATTTGTTTTTTTGTCGGGCCGGTGCCGCGGACTGATGGCCGGGACGGTCGTTCTGGACAGTTGCGAAATTGGTTTGGTCGCGGACACGCCCGAGGAGTTGTGCCAAAAATCGATCGCGACACGAAAATAA
- the terL gene encoding phage terminase large subunit, translating to MLTVSHGERLAMRDAAATRDLINHPLYQQYFGGLYTLTADQNAKGFYTTNKMGSRLALGVQSNVSGQNADMILADDILDYDKAKSEVERQNVKDFWTGTLTQRLAIGNNKDRILLIGHRVHEDDVFNLVYDTFGNSGEWTYLVLPAEGNPTVTNSYHNAIGWKDKREEGELLNEERFPREVLDNKKKEMRHKYQCLFNQDPAPSGGDLFKPQWFRHYTEDATHYNLGGKLVEKSKAWRFATVDTAVTVAAHSDYTVCQVWSVIGQDMVLVHQLRKRLDGNRLIPALNEVYQSYQPQFLVIESEFVGKFVQDQLKALNVPVKSFRTSGQGGKETRAVAAEIRVEAGRVWFPSNQPWVSELERELLSFPHGKHDDQVDALAMAAIQADKYLGKLEPELTPEELREKSQREADRMFKEMLFSGLPF from the coding sequence ATGTTGACCGTGAGTCACGGCGAACGGTTGGCGATGCGGGACGCCGCGGCGACCCGCGACCTCATCAATCACCCGCTCTATCAGCAGTATTTCGGCGGACTCTACACCCTCACGGCGGACCAGAACGCCAAGGGTTTTTACACCACTAATAAAATGGGGAGCCGTTTGGCGTTGGGCGTTCAGTCGAATGTTAGCGGACAGAACGCGGACATGATTTTGGCCGACGATATTCTCGACTACGACAAAGCCAAAAGCGAAGTCGAGCGCCAAAACGTCAAGGATTTTTGGACGGGCACCCTTACCCAACGTCTCGCGATCGGCAACAACAAGGACAGAATCTTACTGATCGGCCACCGGGTTCACGAAGACGACGTTTTCAATCTCGTTTACGACACGTTCGGCAACTCAGGGGAGTGGACTTACCTAGTCCTCCCGGCAGAAGGGAACCCGACCGTCACGAACAGCTACCACAACGCCATCGGTTGGAAGGACAAACGGGAAGAAGGGGAACTGCTCAACGAAGAACGATTCCCGCGGGAAGTCCTCGACAACAAGAAAAAAGAGATGAGGCACAAATACCAGTGCCTTTTCAACCAAGACCCCGCGCCGTCCGGGGGCGACCTGTTCAAGCCGCAGTGGTTCCGCCACTACACCGAGGACGCGACCCACTACAACCTCGGCGGAAAACTGGTCGAGAAAAGTAAGGCGTGGCGGTTCGCGACGGTCGACACCGCGGTCACGGTGGCGGCGCATAGTGACTACACCGTTTGCCAAGTTTGGTCCGTGATCGGGCAGGACATGGTTTTGGTACACCAGTTAAGAAAGCGACTCGACGGGAACCGGCTGATTCCCGCGTTGAACGAGGTCTACCAGTCCTACCAACCTCAGTTCCTTGTGATTGAGTCCGAGTTTGTCGGGAAGTTTGTCCAAGACCAGTTGAAGGCGTTGAACGTCCCGGTGAAGTCTTTTAGGACCAGTGGGCAGGGTGGGAAGGAAACGAGAGCGGTTGCCGCCGAAATCCGAGTCGAGGCGGGCCGCGTTTGGTTCCCGTCCAATCAGCCTTGGGTGTCTGAACTTGAGCGGGAGCTTCTTAGCTTCCCCCACGGGAAACACGACGACCAAGTCGACGCCTTGGCAATGGCAGCAATTCAGGCGGACAAATACCTCGGCAAGTTGGAACCGGAGTTAACCCCGGAAGAACTGAGGGAGAAATCCCAGAGGGAAGCGGACCGGATGTTTAAGG